A part of Arachis hypogaea cultivar Tifrunner chromosome 12, arahy.Tifrunner.gnm2.J5K5, whole genome shotgun sequence genomic DNA contains:
- the LOC112729501 gene encoding putative disease resistance RPP13-like protein 1 isoform X2 produces the protein MLLTTDTVNLVLGKKLRPDLVERLKTALLGAEALVADAEMKQFGNPLVRKWLDSLRDAVYCADDLLDSVLIKAKTGKKVRSSWSISFFKDRHREMVDRMEEVVTRIEHLGNQKDSLGLGKIPTGSSSWRTPSSSLVKGNVYGREDDKKALVQMLNDNNKDQLSVIAIVGIGGVGKTTLAQSVYNNEEEFMKGFDLKAWVCVSENFDVAETTKNVIKEISPGTKDLEHFNSLHHTLKEKLLNKKFFIVLDDVWSDDGDKWSNFMTPFQYGKKGSIVLLTTRGENVALAVQNCRPYFLGGLSEHYCWSVFADNASFPQSNGSAELEVIGREIVKKCSGLPLAAETLGRLLRTKHDVQEWKDILTSNIWEFSVEKSKIIPALLISYFYLPAHLKRCFVYCSLFPKDYNFKKDGLILLWMAEDLLPPSKGRKSLEEVGCECFDELTSRLFFTKIHYHGDYFVMHDLLHDLAIFLAGDFYCNSEELGEEEISNQTRHLCVNISRCSPKLYNSISKVESLRTLLLIEDFCSSKNTDDMATHEILSKCKYLRVLSLERLDVLPDSMGKLIHLRYLTLSHYHSKKLPESLCNLRVLQTLRLHCCLLSALPSGLHHLVSLRHLVITKTSLQKMPGKLSKLNQLQTLNYFVVSKHKHNGIQQLGGLPNLHGSLEIKKLENIVDVKEAESAKISDKHIDELSLEWFPGADMVSNTQTERDILVNLQPHYELKELRINRYKGTIFPDWLGNCSYKYMTSITLEYCMNCCMLPSLGQLPHLKSLRISSLHKLESVGKEFYKSESDHHSLPYAPFPSLETLKFYNMPSLKVWHISDSEDFPPLRELVISNCPMLEGEMLHQVFLRTLSSLSDVSKTRQLEILGEGDEFYSYYGNGLSISGTESVKSALKAICIDRQTCLQEIKISGCSFAISFPGNCLPKSLKWLAAINCSKLEFPEQQQQKCDLVELYISSSCDSLTSLSLDAFPNLKTLTLLECKNLESVSMSEPSHAALQSLTIQGCRNFVSLPREELAALQSLTIHHCNSFVSFPREGLVALQSLTIHHCNSFVSFPREGLVALQSLTISQCDSFVSFPRQELVALQSLQSLIISQCNSFVSFPRQKLVALQSLTIHHCNSFVSFPKEGLAAPNLTNLDVQYCYKLGALPYQMNALLPKLHSLYVHCIPILEGGFPPNLKELAIGGPWRTLSSISNLDALTHLTMYGDKYESTKPFPDVGSLHHLPSLTTLYLRGFQQLETLESNQLLHLTSLQHLHIIYAPKLKNIAGEKLPSSLLLLEIKNCRFLGEYCKNKHQQIWPKISHIPTILVNGQQVF, from the coding sequence GCTCCTTACAACTGATACTGTCAACTTGGTCTTGGGCAAGAAGCTTCGTCCGGACTTGGTTGAAAGGCTGAAGACTGCTCTGTTGGGTGCTGAAGCTCTTGTTGCTGATGCTGAGATGAAGCAGTTCGGCAATCCATTGGTGAGGAAGTGGCTCGATAGTCTCCGGGATGCTGTTTACTGTGCTGACGACTTGCTCGACTCTGTCCTCATCAAAGCTAAAACTGGAAAAAAGGTACGGTCTTCCTGGTCCATTAGCTTCTTCAAGGACCGGCATAGGGAGATGGTGGATAGGATGGAAGAGGTGGTTACAAGAATAGAGCATCTTGGAAACCAAAAAGATTCTCTTGGTCTTGGAAAGATTCCCACTGGTAGCTCATCATGGAGGACTCCATCCAGTTCTCTTGTAAAAGGGAATGTGTATGGCAGGGAAGATGACAAGAAGGCCTTAGTCCAGATGTTGAATGACAACAATAAGGATCAATTGTCTGTGATCGCTATTGTTGGCATAGGTGGGGTTGGTAAAACAACATTAGCCCAATCGGTGTACAACAATGAGGAAGAGTTCATGAAGGGATTTGATCTGAAAGCATGGGTTTGTGTTTCAGAAAATTTTGATGTTGCTGAGACTACAAAGAATGTTATAAAGGAGATCTCTCCAGGTACTAAAGATCTTGAGCACTTCAATTCACTTCACCATactttgaaagaaaaattgttgaACAAGAAATTCTTCATTGTTCTGGATGATGTTTGGAGTGATGATGGTGACAAATGGAGTAATTTTATGACCCCTTTCCAATATGGGAAGAAGGGAAGTATTGTTCTTCTAACTACTCGCGGGGAAAATGTTGCTTTAGCAGTTCAGAACTGTCGCCCTTATTTTCTCGGAGGGTTGTCAGAACACTATTGTTGGTCAGTGTTTGCAGACAATGCGTCTTTTCCACAATCAAATGGAAGTGCAGAACTTGAAGTCATTGGCAGAGAGATTGTCAAGAAGTGTAGTGGCTTGCCATTAGCTGCAGAAACACTTGGACGCTTGTTACGTACAAAGCATGATGTTCAGGAATGGAAAGATATACTGACGAGTAATATTTGGGAATTTTCTGTGGAGAAGAGTAAGATAATTCCAGCATTACTCATTAGTTACTTCTATCTCCCTGCACATTTAAAGCGTTGTTTTGTGTATTGTTCTTTGTTTCCCAAAGATTATAATTTTAAGAAAGATGGATTAATCCTTCTGTGGATGGCAGAAGATCTTTTACCACCCTCAAAGGGAAGAAAGAGTTTAGAAGAAGTTGGTTGTGAGTGTTTTGATGAACTTACTTCCAGATTATTTTTCACAAAGATTCATTATCATGGTGATTATTTTGTGATGCATGATCTCTTGCATGACTTAGCAATATTTCTTGCTGGAGATTTCTATTGCAACTCAGAAGAACTTGGTGAAGAGGAGATCAGCAATCAGACTCGACATTTGTGCGTAAATATAAGTCGTTGTAGCCCAAAACTTTATAATTCTATTTCTAAAGTAGAATCTTTAAGGACATTGTTGCTTATTGAAGATTTCTGCTCTTCTAAGAACACCGATGATATGGCAACACATGAAATATTATCTAAGTGTAAATACTTGAGAGTTTTATCCCTTGAAAGACTTGATGTGTTGCCTGATTCAATGGGAAAATTGATCCATCTGCGCTACCTCACTCTCTCTCATTATCATAGTAAGAAGTTGCCAgagtctttgtgcaatttgcgtgTTTTGCAAACATTGCGGTTGCATTGTTGTTTACTATCTGCATTGCCTAGTGGTTTGCATCATCTTGTGAGTTTGCGGCATCTTGTTATTACAAAAACTTCTCTGCAAAAAATGCCTGGAAAACTGAGCAAGTTGAATCAATTGCAAACTTTAAATTACTTTGTCGTCAGCAAGCATAAACACAATGGAATCCAACAGTTAGGAGGGCTTCCAAATCTTCATGGATCACTTGAGATTAAGAAGTTGGAGAATATTGTTGATGTGAAAGAGGCAGAGAGCGCAAAGATATCGGATAAGCACATTGATGAATTAAGCTTGGAATGGTTTCCAGGTGCTGATATGGTTTCAAACACACAAACAGAAAGAGACATCCTCGTTAACTTGCAACCGCACTATGAATTGAAAGAGTTGAGAATCAATAGATACAAGGGTACAATATTTCCAGATTGGTTGGGGAACTGTTCCTACAAGTATATGACAAGTATTACTCTAGAGTATTGCATGAATTGCTGCATGCTGCCTTCACTTGGACAACTGCCACATCTCAAGTCTCTAAGGATTAGTAGTTTACATAAGCTGGAGAGTGTTGGCAAGGAGTTTTACAAGAGTGAAAGCGATCATCATTCTTTGCCATATGCACCATTTCCCTCACTGGAGACATTGAAATTTTATAACATGCCATCCTTGAAGGTGTGGCACATATCTGACTCTGAAGATTTTCCTCCACTCAGGGAGCTTGTAATAAGCAACTGTCCAATGTTAGAGGGAGAGATGCTTCATCAGGTATTCTTGAGAACCCTTTCTTCTTTGTCAGATGTTTCCAAAACTCGACAACTAGAGATACTGGGAGAGGGAGATGAGTTCTACAGTTATTATGGCAATGGTTTATCAATTAGCGGAACTGAATCCGTGAAGTCTGCACTTAAGGCAATATGCATCGACCGTCAAACTTGTCTCCAAGAAATAAAAATCTCTGGGTGTTCATTTGCTATATCCTTTCCGGGCAATTGTTTACCCAAATCTCTGAAATGGCTGGCAGCCATCAACTGCAGCAAACTGGAATTCCCCGAGCAACAGCAGCAGAAATGTGACTTGGTGGAGCTATACATTAGTAGCAGCTGCGATTCACTGACTTCGTTGTCGTTGGATGCCTTTCCCAATCTCAAGACTCTCACTTTACTCGAGTGTAAAAATCTTGAATCAGTATCAATGTCAGAGCCATCACATGCTGCTCTTCAAAGTCTCACCATCCAAGGATGCCGCAATTTTGTGTCATTACCAAGAGAAGAACTGGCTGCTCTTCAAAGTCTCACCATCCATCACTGCAACTCATTTGTGTCATTTCCAAGAGAAGGACTGGTTGCTCTTCAAAGTCTCACCATCCATCACTGCAACTCATTTGTGTCATTTCCAAGAGAAGGACTGGTTGCTCTTCAAAGTCTCACCATCAGTCAATGCGACTCATTTGTGTCATTTCCAAGGCAAGAACTGGTtgctcttcaaagtcttcaaagtCTCATCATCAGTCAATGCAACTCATTTGTGTCATTTCCAAGGCAAAAACTGGTTGCTCTTCAAAGTCTCACCATCCATCACTGCAACTCATTTGTGTCATTTCCAAAAGAAGGACTGGCTGCACCGAACTTGACAAATCTCGATGTCCAATACTGCTACAAGTTAGGGGCATTGCCGTATCAAATGAATGCTCTTCTCCCCAAATTACACTCTCTCTACGTGCATTGTATCCCGATTCTAGAGGGGGGTTTTCCACCAAACTTGAAAGAGCTTGCTATCGGGGGACCATGGAGGACTCTATCGTCGATCAGCAACTTGGACGCCCTCACTCATCTCACCATGTATGGAGATAAATATGAGAGCACAAAGCCATTTCCAGACGTGGGTTCACTGCATCACCTTCCCTCCCTTACTACTCTGTATCTCAGGGGTTTTCAGCAACTGGAGACGTTGGAGTCCAACCAGCTTCTCCACCTCACCTCCCTCCAGCATTTACACATTATATACGCTCCGAAGTTGAAGAATATAGCAGGAGAAAAGCTGCCTTCTTCTCTCCTACTACTTGAAATTAAAAATTGTCGTTTCCTGGGAGAATACTGCAAGAACAAGCATCAACAGATTTGGCCCAAAATTTCCCACATTCCCACCATTCTAGTTAATGGCCAACAAGTTTTTTGA